From the genome of Pseudomonas putida:
GGTGCATTTCACGCAGGACATGCCGCTCGAACAACTTCAGCAGGATCGGCCGAACTCGCGGCCCCACCCCAAGACGGCGCCCAGCATCGATGAACAACCCGCACAAGGTGGCTGGGGCGAGCGGATTGCCATGCTCGGGCAATTGCCGCTCGAGCAGGACCTGCAAGCGTTGCAGCAACTGCCCGAGCGCCAGGCCATCGCGCGAAAGCACCCGGGCGACCATCGCCTCGGCTCCGCTATCGCGCTCCAGTCGCGCCTGCGCTGGTGCGCCCGGCGCATCGGCCTGGCCGATTCGGGCAAAGGCACCATAGAACGCGTCGAGCACATTGCGCTCGATGCCCTTGCGCTTTAGCCGCAGGTCACGCATCGCTTCGAAACAGAGGTTCTGGTCTCGCCGGTCGCAGGCCTTGTCGGCCATCTCGAACAGGCTGTCGTCGGCATTGTCGAACAAGGTCTGCAAGCCCTGGCGCAGCTGCAGCGCCGCCTTGTCACGCACTTGCAGGAGCAGCAGCGGAAGGCCGGGCAAGGAAACACCACGTTCGATGGCGGCTGCCAATGGCACCACCTTGCCTTCTGTTTGCATCCCGATCTCCTTGCTGGGCACTCGTGGGGTACGCCAGCACCTGAGACTCTGGCAGGTTAAAGACCGCCAAATCGACAAATTGCTCAACCGCCCTGACCAGTGGTGCGCAAGTGCCGGCCGCCACGTCCCTGGCGCCGCCGGGCCGCTGTACACACCCGCCTCCGCTGTCCGATAATCCCGGCACCTAGCTTGTGGAGCCGACCATGCCGAACCTACGCCTCGCCGACCTGACTGCCGAAATCGAAGCCAACGTGCGCCGCGCGTTGCTGGAAGACATCGGCAGCGGCGACATCACCGCGCAACTGATCCCCGCCGAGCGCCTGGCCAAGGCCACCATCATCACCCGCGAGGACTGCGTGGTCGCCGGCACCGCCTGGGTCGATGCGGTGTTCCGTCAGCTCGACCCAAGGGTCGCGGTGCATTGGCAGGTCGCCGATGGCGACCAGGCCAAGGCCAACCAGGCGCTGTTCCACCTCGAAGGCCCGGCCCGCTCGCTGCTCAGTGGCGAACGCGCGGCGCTGAACTTCCTGCAGATGCTCTCTGGCGTCGCCACCCGTGCGCACTTCCTCGCAGATCTGGTGGCAGGCACCGAAGTGCGCCTGCTCGACACCCGCAAAACCTTGCCGGGCCTGCGCCTGGCGCAGAAGTACGCGGTCACCTGCGGCGGCTGCCACAACCATCGCATCGGCCTGTACGATGCCTTCCTGATCAAGGAAAACCACATCGCCGCGTGCGGTGGCGTAGCCGAGGCGGTCACCGCGGCGCACCGCATCGCCCCGGGCAAGCCGGTGGAGATCGAAGTGGAGAGCCTCGACGAACTGCGCCAGGCGCTGGATGCCGGCGCCGACATCGTGATGCTCGACGAGCTTTCCCTGGATGAAATGCGCGAAGCGGTGCGCATCAACGCCGGCAAGGCCAAGCTGGAGGCCAGTGGCGGGGTCAATGAAAGCACGCTGCGGGTGATTGCCGAGACGGGCGTGGACTACATCTCGATTGGTGCGATGACCAAGGACGTCAAGGCGGTGGACCTGTCCATGCGCTTGAGCCTCTGAGAGCGGACCCAAGAAACCCCAGGCAGAAAAAACCGGCCCATAGGGCTAATGCTGTTCACTTAAGAATGCCGGGGCTGCTGCGCAGCCCTTTCCGACCGGTCCGGCGCTCCGGCAAGGCCGCTCCCACATTTTCCGTGCTTACCCCGTAGATAAGGGCTTTCACGGTCATTGTGGGAGCGGCCTTGTGTCGCGATGGGCCGCAAGGCGGCCCCAATGGCGGCGATGCAGAGCTTAAGTGAACAGCATAAGCCCACAGGGCCGGTTTTTTCAGCGCGATCAGAACGAGGCGTTGGCCAGGCCGTCCAGGTAGCGCTCGACGTCCAGTGCGGCCATGCAGCCGGCGCCGGCCGAGGTGATCGCCTGGCGATAGACGTGGTCGGCCACGTCGCCAGCGGCGAACACGCCTTCGACGTTGGTGGCAGTGGCATTGCCTTCGCGACCGCCATGAACCACCAGGTAGCCGTCCTTCAGGGTCAACTGGCCTTCGAACAGCGAGGTGTTCGGCGTGTGGCCAATGGCGACGAATACGCCGTCGACCTTGATTTCATCGCTGCTGCCGTCGTTGTTCTTGAGGCGAGCACCGGTCACACCCATGTTGTCACCCAGCACTTCGTCCAGGGTGGCGTTGAGCTTGAGTTCGATCTTGCCTTCGGCAACGCGGGCATGCAGCTTGTCGACCAGGATCTTCTCGGCGCGGAAGGTGTCGCGGCGGTGCACCAGGGTCACCTTGCTGGCGATGTTGGCCAGGTACAGGGCCTCTTCCACGGCGGTGTTGCCGCCGCCGATGACCGCGACCGGCTTGTTGCGATAGAAGAAACCATCGCAGGTGGCACAGGCCGAGACGCCCTTGCCCATGAAGGCTTCCTCGGACGGCAGGCCCAGGTAGCGGGCGCTGGCGCCAGTGGCGACGATCAGCGCGTCACAGGTATAGGTGCCGCTGTCGCCCTGCAGGGTGAACGGCTTGTTGGCCAGGTCGACGGCGTTGATGTGATCGAAGACGATCTCGGTCTCGAAACGCTCGGCATGCTCCTGCATACGCTGCATCAGTGCCGGGCCGGTCAGGCCGTGGGGATCGCCCGGCCAGTTGTCGACTTCGGTGGTGGTGGTCAACTGGCCACCCGCCTGCATGCCGGTGATCAGCAGCGGCTTGAGGTTGGCGCGGGCGGCGTAGACCGCGGCGCTGTAACCGGCTGGGCCGGAACCAAGGATGATTACCCGCGAATGACGTACTTCGGACATGTCGAACTCCTGTCGAGCCGGCGGCGCAGGGCCGGCATCGGTGTACCGGCTGCGCCGACTGGTATTAAAAAGGACCTACGCAGCACTTGGGGAAGGCTACAACGCGTCGGTCCAAAACCAAAAAGATGAGCGCACTTTAACGAGGTCGCAGAGATTAAGGAAATATCCTCCGACAATCCACCTCATAGCCATCCTCTATCCGAACAATCAACCTAGCTGAAAAGCCTTCAAGGTTTGTTACAGGCGATGTCTTCATGGGCCGCCGCCTTTCGTCGGCGCGGCAAACTCGGTAAGGTCAGCGCGTTTCCCCTCGTTTTGCGGAGTGTCCCGATGCAAGCCCCCGCCCTCTCCGGCCCGCAGTACCTGCGCGAAGGCCTGAAACTGGTACTGAGCCCCAACCTGCGGCTGTTCGTGCTGCTGCCCCTGGCGATCAACCTGCTGCTGTTCGGTGGCCTGATCTACTTCGCCGGCCACCAGTTCAGCGTCTGGGTCGACAGCCTGATGCCAACCCTGCCCGACTGGCTGGGCTTTCTCACCTATATCCTGTGGCCGCTGTTCGTCGCTCTGGTGGTGCTGATGGTGTTCTTCACCTTCACCCTGGTGGCCAACGTCATCGCCGCGCCGTTCAACGGCTTCCTGGCCGAGAAAGTGGAAGTGGTGGTACGCGGCCAGGATCCCTTCCCGGCATTCAGCTGGGGCGAACTGGTCGCCATGGTGCCACGCACCCTCGGCCGCGAGATGCGCAAGCTCGGCTACTTCCTGCCGCGAGCCATCGGCCTGTTCATCCTGTCGTTCATCCCGGTGGTCAACGTGGTGGCGGCGCCACTGTGGCTGGTATTCGGCGTCTGGATGATGGCCATCCAGTACATCGACTACCCGGCGGACAACAACAAGATGAGCTGGCAGGACATGCTTGCCTGGCTGCGGCAAAAGCGCTGGCAGTCGTTGGGGTTCGGCGGCATCACCTACCTGGCGCTGATGATTCCGCTGGTCAACGTGGTGATGATGCCGGCTGCGGTGGCGGGTGCGACGCTGTTCTGGGTACGTGAGCGCACGTAGTACATAGCTACCGCCGGGTGGCGCAGGGTTCGGATTTAAATCTCCCAGGTCGCAATAACGCGACCTTGACCTGGAGATCCAGCATGGAATTCACCGACATCAAATCGAAGGACTTCATCGAACTGGCCGGCATTCCCGAACACCTGCACGGCACCCGAATCGCCGAACACCGAGTGAAATGGCGCTTGCGGGAGATACTCGAGCACCAAGGCATCAAGGAACCCTACGAGGCCATTTTTTTCACCACGTTCGACGAAGACGGTGTGGTCAACTACAGCAAGTCGCTGGTAGAAATCCTCACCGAGGCCGTGGTGGACAGCGATTTCCCAGGCATCGGCCTGCACGGCGGCCTGTTCCGTCAACGTGGGGTGACAAGCTTCGATCAGCTCATCAACGCCGATATCCCCCTCATCGATGAAGCGATGCAGATCGTCTACAAGCATATCAAGCAGACCGAACAGGCGGGTTGATAGACCTACCCGCGAGGGGGCCAACATGCGGCCCCTTCATTAGCCGGGCAGTTTTCCAGTCAGTGGTTCAACTGACTGGAAAACTGCCCCACCGCGTCCACGACCTTCTTCGCCCCTTCCTGGATCTCGACGATCACTCCACCGGTATCGGCGGCCAAGGCCAAACCCTGCTCGGCCTGGCGCTTGCTGGTGTCGATGATGCCAACTGCCGCCTGGGCAAGCTGTTCGTTCTGCTGCACCACCCGGGCGATCTCTTCCGTGGCGCTGCTGGTGCGCGAGGCCAACTGGCGCACTTCGTCGGCAACCACGGCAAAGCCACGGCCCTGCTCCCCGGCACGCGCAGCCTCGATAGCCGCATTGAGCGCCAGCAGGTTGGTCTGGCCGGCGATATCGCTGATGGTCTTGATGATCGCGCCGATCACCTTGGACTGCTCGTCCAGCGCCTGGATGCTTTCTGCGGCATCCTGCATCGAGCCTTCGAGGCCACGCATCACCTCCACGGTCTGGGTCACTACATCGGTGGCTCTGCGCGCACTGTCGTCGGTGGTCAGCGAGGTGTTGTAGGCGATGTCCGCAGCCTGGGCCACGGCCTGTTCCTGGGTGACCTGGTCGGTGACGACGGTCGCGAACTTCACGACCTTGTACAGCACGTCATGGGCATCGAAGATCGGGTTATAGGACGCCTCCAGCCACACCGCGCGGCCGCGGGCGTCGATTCGCTTGAAACGGTCGGCGACGTATTCGCCACGGCGCAGCTTGTCCCAGAACACCCGGTACTCGGCCGAATTGGCTTCCTCCGGCTCGCAGAACATACGGTGATGCTTGCCGCGCACCTGTTCCAGGCTGTAGCCCACCGACTGCAGGAAGCGTTCATTGGCGGCCAGCACGATGCCATCGAGGTTGAACTCGATGACTGCGGTGGAGCGCATCAGCGCCTTGATCAGGCTCTCATGCTCCCGCGATGTCTCGATGGTGCGGGTCAGGTCACTGGAGTGCAGCGAAAAGTGCTTGATGCGCCCATCCGCGTTCTTCACCGGCTGCAGGATCGAGCGCAACCAGGCCTCCTTGCCGTCGCCACGCAGCAGGCGAAACGCGCCGTTGAGGTGTTCCCCGCGGGCAATGGCGCTTTTCATGCGCTGGTAGAAATCGAGCTTTTTCACATGGGTGGGCACGATGTCCTCGATGTTGCGCCCCAACAACTGCTCGGCGCGGTAGAGCATCTCGGTCTCGAAGTTGTCGTTGACTTGTTCGATGCGCCCTTGGGGATCGAGTTGCAGCACCAGCATCTCGCTGTCGAGGCTGCTCTTGACCTGCTCGATGGCCATCAATTCTTCACGCAGTAGCTGGTTTTCTTTCTTGAGCTTGCTGTTGAACATACCGCTCTCCCGGAGCGTATCTACTCGATTTGGATGCAAGTTCATCGGCCATGGGGCGGGCCTCTTGAGCAGGCCAAGTGGAAATTTCCAGCCGCTGCAGCAGCCAGAAATCAGGCGTCATTAGCGCGTCACGCAACTGTCACATTGACGCAACGCGGCAGGCGGAAACTTTTTGTCATGAACGCACCCGCCCTACGCATCACCCTGGTCAGCGAAACCTTCCCACCCGAGATCAACGGCGTGGCCAACACCCTTGGACGCCTCAGCGAAGGCCTGCGTCTGCGTGGTCACCTGGTAGAGATCGTGCGCCCGCGCCAGGCCGGTGAAACGCCGATGGCCGACGATCCACAGCAGATGTTGTGCCGCGGCTGGGGGCTGCCGGGCTACCCAGGCCTGCAGTGGGGCGAGGTGTCGGTGCACAAGTTGCTCCGCCGCTGGCGACGGCAACGACCGGATGTACTGTACATCGCAACCGAAGGTCCACTGGGGCTGAGTGCGCTACGGGCTGCACGGCGCCTGGGCATTGCCGTGGTCAGCGGCTTTCATACCAATTTCCCGCAGTATTGCGGCCAGTACGGGCTGGGCCTGCTGGCGCGCCTGCTCACCCATTACCTGCGCTGGTTCCACCGCCGCAGCGTGGCGACGCTGGTGCCCAGCCAGAGCCAGCGCCTGGAGTTGGAGCGCCGCGGCTTCGAGCGCCTGGCCTTGCTGGCGCGCGGCGTCGACGCAGGCCTGTTCAATCCGGCACGCCGCAACCATGCCTTGCGCCTGGCATGGGGGCTGGGGCCGGACGACGTTGCCGTCCTGCATGTCGGCCGGCTGGCGGTAGAAAAGAATCTCGGCCTGCTGCGCCCGAGCATTCAGGCCCTGCAACGCGCCTATCCAGACAAACGCCTGTGTCTGGTGGTGGTCGGCGATGGGCCGCAGCGCGCCGCCCTTGAACAGTCGCTGCCGGGGGCGGTGTTCTGCGGTGTCCGACGCGGCGAGGACCTCGCCGAACACTACGCCAGCGGCGACCTGTTCCTGTTTCCCAGCCTGACCGAAACCTTCGGCAACGTGGTGCTCGAAGCGATGGCCTCAGGGCTCGCGGTGGTCGCCTATGACGAGGCAGCTGCGGCCCAGCACATCCGTCATGGGCATAGCGGCGCGTTGGCCATGCCCGGCGACCAGGCCGCCTTCATCGACGCCGCCTGCTGGTTGCTGGAAGAAAGCGAGACGCTGCGCCGGGTCCGCCTCAACGCCCGGCAGCATGCCAGCCGCCAGGGTTGGCCGGCCATCGTCGATCAGTTCGAGAACCACCTGCGCAATGCCTGCCGCACAGCGGGCGCGGGCAGCGATCAGCCGGCCGGCGCAGCGCTGGCAATCAAGCCAGGTTCGGCAGGCCGCGCCGGCCAGGGGTAGCAGAGAGAGGGCTGCGAGGCAGCCCGGATGGCTCAGCCCAGGGCTTTCTCGATGGCCTGTACCACGGCCGGGTCATCGGGCGTGGTGCGCGGGGCGAAGCGCGCCAGCACGCGACCATCCTTGCCAACCAGGAACTTCTCGAAGTTCCAGCTGATATCACCTGGGAACTCGGCGCCCTCGCCTGCCAGCAGGCGGTACAGCGAATGGCGTTGCGGGCCATTGACCTCCAACTTGCTCCCCAACGGAAAGCTCACCCCATAGTTGAGCTCGCAAAACTCGCGGATTTCCTTCTCGCTGCCCGGCTCTTGCCCAGCAAACTGGTTGCACGGCAGGCCAAGGATCTTGAAGCCTTTGTCCTTATACTGCTGGTACAGGTTTTCCAGGGCCTTGTATTGCGGCGTCAGCCCGCACTTGGAAGCGACATTGACCACCAGCACCACCTGGCCCTTGA
Proteins encoded in this window:
- the nadC gene encoding carboxylating nicotinate-nucleotide diphosphorylase yields the protein MPNLRLADLTAEIEANVRRALLEDIGSGDITAQLIPAERLAKATIITREDCVVAGTAWVDAVFRQLDPRVAVHWQVADGDQAKANQALFHLEGPARSLLSGERAALNFLQMLSGVATRAHFLADLVAGTEVRLLDTRKTLPGLRLAQKYAVTCGGCHNHRIGLYDAFLIKENHIAACGGVAEAVTAAHRIAPGKPVEIEVESLDELRQALDAGADIVMLDELSLDEMREAVRINAGKAKLEASGGVNESTLRVIAETGVDYISIGAMTKDVKAVDLSMRLSL
- the trxB gene encoding thioredoxin-disulfide reductase, whose product is MSEVRHSRVIILGSGPAGYSAAVYAARANLKPLLITGMQAGGQLTTTTEVDNWPGDPHGLTGPALMQRMQEHAERFETEIVFDHINAVDLANKPFTLQGDSGTYTCDALIVATGASARYLGLPSEEAFMGKGVSACATCDGFFYRNKPVAVIGGGNTAVEEALYLANIASKVTLVHRRDTFRAEKILVDKLHARVAEGKIELKLNATLDEVLGDNMGVTGARLKNNDGSSDEIKVDGVFVAIGHTPNTSLFEGQLTLKDGYLVVHGGREGNATATNVEGVFAAGDVADHVYRQAITSAGAGCMAALDVERYLDGLANASF
- the cysZ gene encoding sulfate transporter CysZ, whose amino-acid sequence is MQAPALSGPQYLREGLKLVLSPNLRLFVLLPLAINLLLFGGLIYFAGHQFSVWVDSLMPTLPDWLGFLTYILWPLFVALVVLMVFFTFTLVANVIAAPFNGFLAEKVEVVVRGQDPFPAFSWGELVAMVPRTLGREMRKLGYFLPRAIGLFILSFIPVVNVVAAPLWLVFGVWMMAIQYIDYPADNNKMSWQDMLAWLRQKRWQSLGFGGITYLALMIPLVNVVMMPAAVAGATLFWVRERT
- a CDS encoding methyl-accepting chemotaxis protein, translated to MFNSKLKKENQLLREELMAIEQVKSSLDSEMLVLQLDPQGRIEQVNDNFETEMLYRAEQLLGRNIEDIVPTHVKKLDFYQRMKSAIARGEHLNGAFRLLRGDGKEAWLRSILQPVKNADGRIKHFSLHSSDLTRTIETSREHESLIKALMRSTAVIEFNLDGIVLAANERFLQSVGYSLEQVRGKHHRMFCEPEEANSAEYRVFWDKLRRGEYVADRFKRIDARGRAVWLEASYNPIFDAHDVLYKVVKFATVVTDQVTQEQAVAQAADIAYNTSLTTDDSARRATDVVTQTVEVMRGLEGSMQDAAESIQALDEQSKVIGAIIKTISDIAGQTNLLALNAAIEAARAGEQGRGFAVVADEVRQLASRTSSATEEIARVVQQNEQLAQAAVGIIDTSKRQAEQGLALAADTGGVIVEIQEGAKKVVDAVGQFSSQLNH
- a CDS encoding glycosyltransferase family 4 protein, whose protein sequence is MNAPALRITLVSETFPPEINGVANTLGRLSEGLRLRGHLVEIVRPRQAGETPMADDPQQMLCRGWGLPGYPGLQWGEVSVHKLLRRWRRQRPDVLYIATEGPLGLSALRAARRLGIAVVSGFHTNFPQYCGQYGLGLLARLLTHYLRWFHRRSVATLVPSQSQRLELERRGFERLALLARGVDAGLFNPARRNHALRLAWGLGPDDVAVLHVGRLAVEKNLGLLRPSIQALQRAYPDKRLCLVVVGDGPQRAALEQSLPGAVFCGVRRGEDLAEHYASGDLFLFPSLTETFGNVVLEAMASGLAVVAYDEAAAAQHIRHGHSGALAMPGDQAAFIDAACWLLEESETLRRVRLNARQHASRQGWPAIVDQFENHLRNACRTAGAGSDQPAGAALAIKPGSAGRAGQG
- a CDS encoding glutathione peroxidase gives rise to the protein MSAFHDLTLKALNGEDLPLAPFKGQVVLVVNVASKCGLTPQYKALENLYQQYKDKGFKILGLPCNQFAGQEPGSEKEIREFCELNYGVSFPLGSKLEVNGPQRHSLYRLLAGEGAEFPGDISWNFEKFLVGKDGRVLARFAPRTTPDDPAVVQAIEKALG